AAAGTGAATTTCAGTCACACTCAtcattttgatttgaaaaaaaaattaaaaatatgctcTTTCGGGTTTTAAATATGTAACAAGATTTGTAGTTGTTGTCCCTGATATTTTGCTTAGTGGTTTGCAATTTAAATTGTGTAGATTGGTTGTTATACATGAGTCAACTGTTGACAAGACAAAACAATGtcgttttgatttgaaaaaaaaaattaaaaatacgcTTAATCCGGGTTTTGAATATGTAACAAGAGTTGTAGTTGTTGTCCCTGATAGTTTGCAATTTAAATTTCTTCTTAATTATATGAAACGTTAATTAGTATGTGAGTTAATAAGTGCAGTaatgtttttttctataatttcatGTATTACAAATcaaagtattattcagaaaatgTTACTTTTTCATTTAGTTATATTTTCTGTGAAATTATCTATTcctttaaaaattctatttcaaACTTTGTCTTGTGACAACAATACGTATTAGGATATTTTGTATGAGGCATGGGAAAAGAAGCTTGATGCACACCGATTCGCGTATAACGGTATAAGTCTTTATACAAAACAACAAAAGGGTTCAGCAAGGACGATGGATTCTTTTTCTACATACGCATCTCTTTCGCTCAAAGCTACACAAGGTGAAAGCATTTGTCCATTGATCTTTTATCTGATTTTAACTTTACAGTTTACACTAACGGAGATTCACCATTGCCTGCTGCCTCTAGAACATGTGGCTTGCTTAGCTTGTGTCTTTAATATTTTACTTGCAACCATCAAAATTACCAAAGAtgatatatttagtttttaaagttacaaaaaagaatttagcaattttattttctaaatcattATTTAGTAAGCAGTAAAGAAAATATACtgttatagaaaaataaatttcttcTTTTCCTAATTTAATTGACACATCTATATCACAAAATTACATAGATTAAATTCTACAACAAAATTTCTACCCTTGCAGCACAACCAATCATATATGTATTAGACCTCTGCAGAATTCAGGTTGTCTAATAGAACTAAACTGttccagaataatatttttgtagtcTTGGTGTGGCTACTGGCTATGGCCCCTACTGCGACATAACCGAACCATGAAAAAATACGCTCTGAGTTGCGGAAGAAAGTATTATGCTGTAGTGGTTATCTGTTTCTCTTCAATATTAGCTTTTGTGATATGAGTATGTTGTTCATGTGACGATGTATTCTCGTGCAACTGTTGAGCAGAATTAGGAATATCCTAAAAGTAGGAAGGACTTAACGATTGTTTCCATCATCAGTTGTCATATTCATCCTCTAAAGAACGTTCGTAGTTGTCATGCATATGCCAGGCTTTCCTAGGCTTCTTCCTTTTGGTCTCCCAGATAAACACCGGAAGGTCAAGGCCatgtttaaaatatgttattttctaaTAGTATCTTTTGTCTGCTTCCATTTAAGATAGCTTCAAGTTGGTGCATATTATACTATTGTTTCAGGGTAGCTCCATATTATAGCAGACGCGGTTGTCTACTCTGATTCAAGTTGAGATCTATCgtgaatatttttgaaaactaaacCACGTTTTGATTGTTATTAAATAAACCACATTAGAAAGTTTGGTAGTCTTTTTGATCAAACAACTTTCATTGAAACTTAAAAGAGTTCAACTCCATCAATGGAGGATACAATAAAGCTACAAAGAGCTAAACAAACCAAAGCATAGACCAATACACTGGACAAGCAAATGAGAAAGCTTAAACAACAAGTACTCAAATAAAAGCTTAAAGATAGAGGTGATATCACGAGTTCAACCACCGTTGTCTCCGAAAGAGGACAGTCAAACAAGAAGACTTCTTCAAATTGACATTCTTCTTCGAAACAATAAAGGGAAGGGATGAAACCCTCCATAGTCAAAGCGGTCAGATAGTTGACACCATCTAAACGAGAGACGATAAACATCTTCGCTTCTGCTTCAAACAGAACCATCTTCAAAACAATGTTCCCTATAACAATTTCACTAGTAACAAGTGATAGATATGGGAGGACAAACGACTCCTTAAAGGAGAAAGGAGGGCAATTAAAGCCCAAACAAACCAGATTTGCTGGAAAGATACATAACTTAAGAACTTTCACTCCAAGCTGCCACGGGAGGAGAGAATGCCATATCATTACAAAAGCCATTAGAGCAAAGGTGGAAGGAAGCCTGCATACTGCAGTAAATGGACAACTGCATACTGCAGTAAAGGACCACACATAGACCACAAAAGTACCAACAAAGGCCACAGTAGCATAACTAAATGTAACCGAAACAGTCGGGACTAACAGAGAAAAACTCGGATCCAACAAACCCAGTTCATATGAAATCATCAAACTTAGCTTTGGATCTGAGAACTTATGGGGAACGGTAACTGTAACCCAAAGGTCGTACAACTGAAGTAAACCCGTGAAAGATAAAGTATCAGGCGGAGAGTCAGGAGGAACCGGTGGATCTGGAGGATTTGACAGGAGAGCAACCTTCAAATTCGAATCTGGTGGATCTGAGGGAGGGCGTGGAAGTGAAGCTGGACCTGCTACGAGCGGCGCCATGGATGGAGAGGAAGAAGCTTCTCGTTGATACACGTGAGGCGAGACCAACGGCGGCGAAAGGGTGGTAAAACCCTAATCGCCTTTGCTATCTCTTagcttttcctttttcttttgttctaaGTTTGGTAGTCTTTGATTACTAAAATAGAAGctcacattttatttttgttcattttttgtATCATGCTTGAAAGGTTATAAGATGCATTGTTTTGAGGTGAAAGATTTGCACATCAGATCCAAActctctctctgcttcattaTTATATAGTAAtggctccttggctgattcagaTCCTGATTATCTCTTCTCTTCATCTCATCTCTCCATCAAGTCAACAAGAGACAAGGTTTGTCTATGAAAACTTTAGCTCCCAAGAAAATCTTTATCTAGATAAATCTGCAAAAGTACTTCCCAGTGGATTATTACAGCTGACAAGCGCTTCAGACCACCAAATCGGTCATGCTTTCTACAAGAAACCAATTCAGTTCAGTTCCTCTGGGCCAGTCTCCTTCTCGACGCATTTTGTGTGTGCTATGGTTCCTAGGAAAGGTATTGAAGGTGGTCATGGCATTGCCTTCCTAGTATCTCCTTCTATGGATTTCTCCCACGCACAAGCAAAAAGATTCTTGGGGGCTTTCAACGCGTCAATAAATGGATCTCAAGTTCTTGCTGTTGAGCTTGACACTCTTTGGAACCCTGAGTTCAAAGATACTAAAAGCAATCACGTGGGGATCGATGTGAACAATCCTATATCTATAGGAGTAGCTCCGGCGTCTTACTATTCTGACATAAAAAGGAAAAACGAAAGCATAAACCTCTTGAGTGGAAAGCCTGTACAGGTTTGGGTGGATTATGACGGCACTATGCTCAGTGTCTCGATCGCACCACTTAAAGTCAAGAAGCCAAGTCGGCCTCTTTTGTCACATCCCATCAACCTCTCAGAGATTTTTCCGAATAGAACGAAACTGTTTGTTGGGTTCTCTGCAGCAACAGGGAACGCGGTGAGTGGTCACTATATTCTTTGGTGGAGTTTTAGCACAAGAAGAGGATCACTGCAGCGACTTGATATCGAAAGACTTGTTGAAGTTCCTCATTCTTCAGCTCCTCATAAGAAGCTTCCTATTATTCTGCTAGTTTGTCTAACTTTTGTGGTTTTCTCTCTTCTTGCATGAGTTTATTTCCACATATGTGTTGATATGTCAAACATGAGAATAAATAATGGTAATGAATGAGAATATGTTACAAAATTTTCAGTTACAAGACTTCCTTATTCCTTACCAACTGTTGAAATTGTCACGTCGCCAACAGAAGAGTTTTAGTCCAATTTTAACAGCATCAGCAGTTAGAGGTAATTTCTGAGGTACATAATACATTCATCTCAGCAAACTGAGTTAGTTGCTCTCAAGATTGTTGTGTAATCTGCCTCACTTGTTCCAATATAATCAGTTTGTCCCTTTGCAAAACGTTTATCCACTTAATGATTGATTATAAACATTTAGTTTATTTTGCCCCTCTCTGTTTTACCAAGTACAGAAATGAGATTTCTCCTGAGGCATTATGATTCCTCAACACGCTGGTCAGATATCAAATGACTCTCTGTTAGAAACTGTTTTGTTTAATGAGCCAGAACTGTGTGTGGTTATGAATCGGAATAATAAGTATTTGTGGGATTTGGGAAAGAGATTGGGTGTTCTTGGAATGTATTGGAGAGAAAATGTTAAACAACATATGATGTGACGATTTGATAACTGTCACACCCACAAATGACGACAAATGTAGTAGTAACTGAACCTGACAATACATGTGACAAGTGGCTAATGATGTGTGTATTATGTCAGCCATTGATTTACACAATGTGGTTTATATTAAAATGACTTTTGTATATATGGATGGATATTTCACTCCAGATAAACTATACTATTCGatccaatataaaaataaactatctAACAACCATGCCAAACCAAAACACTACTAAATTCAATAAACAAAAGTTCATATTTTCtttctaaaacaataaagatGAAATCGAACGTAGACCTTTAATGCCTTGCAAAGCAAGTAACCTCTATCTCCCAGCCTGTCTTCCTTATAATCTACAAAAGACATTTCTTTTGGTTTCTGCATAGGGAAAGGCCCAACGAAATATGTAAAGTACAGTCTTTAAGGATTTTTTTGGGGTCAGCACATATAAGCTAGCTAGCTGGCTGAGTAAGATCTAAGACAAAAGTTAGAGTTTAATCTTTTGTTTGACCCGTTATTATTGTTTCTAGCTACACCCACATGCAGTGTTGCGTAGTTTCACTGGGTTGAACTTGAGTCATTAATGTTAAAATACTGTCTCAAATGAAGCtttattgttagtttattaTATAGCATTATTGAAGTCCAGTGTGTAAagggaaaaaagaaaaaaaacggtGATGCTAACTAATATTCCCTTTGGATAAACAAACAATACTTTACACTAAAACACAAAGCCTCACTTCTTTCTTTGTTCCCTCTCTTCACCTTGCAAAGGTTATGTTCTTCAACACAGATCCAGCAGACTCTCTTATTCAACATAAGCAATGACTTGTAGATTGCTTCAGATCCTGATGCTCTCTTCTTTCCATCTCATCTATCTATCATCTCAACAAGAAATAAAGTTTATCTACGATAACTTCCACAAGCAAGAAAATCTTTACCTTGATGGATCTGCAACAGTTCTTCCCAGTGGATTATTACAGCTCACAAACGCTGGAGATCATCAAATGGCTCATGTTTTCTACAAGAAACCAATCAAGCTCAGTCCTTCTAAACCACTCTCTTTCTCAACACACTTTGTCTGCGCTCTAGTTCCTCAGCCAGGGCATGAAGGTGGTCATGGCATGGCCTTTGTAGTATCTCCCTCTACAGATTTCTCACATGCAGAATCAACCAGGTACTTGGGGATCTTCAACGTGTCCAAAAATGGTTACCCTTCTTCTGATGTGCTTGCTGTTGAGCTTGACACTATCTGGAATCCAGATTTTGAAGATATAGACAAGAACCATGTGGGGATTGATGTCCACAGTCCTCTTTCTGTAGGAATAGCTTCAGCTTCTTACTATTCAGACATAAAGAGGAAGAACGAAAGCATAAACCTACTGAGTGGGAAGCCTATACAGGTTTGGGTGGAATATGAAGACACTTTGCTCAATGTCTCAATGGCTCCTCTTGAAGTTGAGAAGCCAAGCCGGCCTCTGTTGTCACAACTCATCAATCTTACAGAAGTGTTTCCTAATAGTTCAAGTCTTTTCGTTGGATTCTCTGCTGCAACAGGGACAGCTACAAGCTATCAGTATGTTCTTTCTTGGAGTTTTTGCACAAGTAAAGGATCTTTACAGAGTCTTGACTTGTCAAGACTCCCTGATGTTCCACCTCCAAGAGCTGAGCACAAGAATCTTTATCAGCTGGCCATTGTCTTGCTTGGTTTTGTGGCTACCATGGGGTTAGGTGTTCTCATAGGAGTGTATCTTTTCAGGAAGTGCAAGTACGCGGAAGTGACCGAACCATGGGAGAAGGAGTTTGGTGCGCACAGATTCTCTTACAAGTCACTATACAAAGCAACTAAAGGGTTTAGCAAAGATGGTTTTCTAGGAAAAGGAGGCTTTGGTGAAGTGTACAAAGGAACTCTCATGCTAAGCCGAGAGATAGCTGTGAAGAGAATGTCTTATAACGGTGATGAAGGTGTGAAGCAGTTTGTGTCTGAAGTGGTGAGCATGAGGTGTCTGAAACACAGGAACCTTGTTCCACTTCTTGGTTACTGCAGGAGAAAGCATGAGCTTCTTTTGGTCTCTGAGTACATGCCCAACGGTAGTCTTGACGAGCATTTGTTTGATGATCAGAGACCAGTACTTTCTTGGCCTCAGAGGCTTGTGATTCTTAAAGGGATAGCTTCTGCTCTCTCTTACCTTCATACAGGTGCTGATCAGGTTGTTCTGCATAGAGATATCAAATCTTCGAACATTATGTTGGACGGTGAGTTCAACGGAAGGCTAGGGGATTTTGGTATGGCGAGGTTTCATGACCATGGAGGGTATGCATACCCAACAGGAGCCGTTGGAACTTTAGGGTACATTGCGCCGGAAGTGATTGATATGGTGGCTTCCACTGGAACTGATGTGTATGCCTTTGGTGTTTTCATGCTTGAGGTAACATGTGGGAGGAGACCTGTGGAACCACAGTTGCAATGCGAGAAACGGCTTCTGATCAAATGGGTTTGTGAGTGCTGGAAAAGGGATTCACTGCTTGATGCTGTTGACCCAAGACTTGGAGATGAGTTCTTACAAGAGGAAGTGGAGATGGTTATGAAACTTGGTTTGCTATGTTCAAGTACTGTGCCGGAATCGAGGCCTACGATGGAACAAGTGGTCTTATACTTAAATAACAGCCTGCCTTTGCCTGATGTTTCACCATATACTGTAGGGGTTAGTAGTCATTCTTCGGTTTTGATTGATGCAGCCTCTCTTGTAGCTTCAAGTAGCTGGTCAGCTTCCTCCATAGCTTCTTCCTTGGTCGATAACTCCGCTTCAAAAGAATAAGCCGTGGTGACATACATTGGATTATAAGATCGTTAGTCATAGGTAAACACCAAATGTACATATAGAAGAAAGCAGATCTTCTAGCTTTCAAGATTGTTGTATCTCTCTCACTTTGTCTCGGATCAATGAACTTGTCAGAAAGTAATCTTCAGTCTTATCCCTGTTGGTTTAATTTGTATCATCTTGTTTTCCTTTAAAATGAATATAAGCTTTCAACTACCATCCCTTTTTAAATCTCATAGTGGCTATAGTTTTCACTTCAAGAAGCTCTTTAGCACCATCAGCCTCTCCTCCATCACACAATCacatatgaaaaagaaaaactaagtAAAAAGGAATGTGAATATGAATGTGAATATGAATTATAAAATAGCAATCTGATTCAAATAGAGTTTTAAATATGAATTATAAAATAGCAATCTGATTCAATTACTAATGGAAACGTACAACAACGGAAATATCACAAAACTTGTAAGCACTACAAGTTTCAGACCATAGTCTTTaaagaaaagagaaatgaaAAAAGAACCAAAACAGAACAAGAAGAGAGTAGTCACATTTAAGAAACAGGTGATCCATTTGCAAGAAGTTTGGAGTTGTTTCTTCCTTCAATCTCCAAATGAGTTGAGTTTGGACTTCTTGGAATCACAATCCTAATCACGATCTCACCCGCGTCGCCGTTCTTGAGAGCCTGGCCGGACGGAAGAGgagatgatggagaagaagaagagatagtGACGACATTAGTGGGATGATGATTCTCTTTAGATGATTTTTGTGGCCGAACAACCCACATAAGGTTGTAACCTATACTCTTATGCAGTAATATGACAGCAGAGGTGACAAGAAGTTGGATGATCCAAGGTATGGTCATGAGTAACGTTCCGCATATCGAAAAGAATTTCGTGTAACCAAAGTTGTGTCTTCTCGTGGTGGAGAGACTGAAGAGAAGGATTCCAACTAGTGTTATCCATAGAGAATGTGAGATGATTGATCTTAGAGGGAGTCCTCTGTTTTCCATAGCTCTCGTTATCTTTCTTCTCTCATTGAGAAAGAGTCGTAAATTTTTGTAGTTAAAGATTTTCAAGATGTTGTTAGAGAAATAAGTGGTGTTTAGTTCATATATTATctcaacttaattttttttttcttttacagaaATATCggtttaagtttaaattttaatattaaaaaaattttgaatatcaaaattcaaaacaatatATCACGGCAAAGAATCCTTAACAACTATGAAAATTATCAAAAGGATGTTGAAactgagaaaacaaaaaaaaaaattcaaaaaaacttgCTACCTTGAAAGATCTGTTTTCTATCGTTCTGAAGAACTAGGTTGTAGCAACTCGAGGCTTGGTAAGACTGCAGTAGCTTCACCATCAAGAACAACAAGTTCACTGTGATTCTTGATGCATTTTGTTGAGAATTTGACACTAACAAAGAGAAATGAGGTTTAATAACAAAATACTAAAACCT
Above is a window of Brassica napus cultivar Da-Ae chromosome A10, Da-Ae, whole genome shotgun sequence DNA encoding:
- the LOC125579212 gene encoding L-type lectin-domain containing receptor kinase I.9-like, with product MAPWLIQILIISSLHLISPSSQQETRFVYENFSSQENLYLDKSAKVLPSGLLQLTSASDHQIGHAFYKKPIQFSSSGPVSFSTHFVCAMVPRKGIEGGHGIAFLVSPSMDFSHAQAKRFLGAFNASINGSQVLAVELDTLWNPEFKDTKSNHVGIDVNNPISIGVAPASYYSDIKRKNESINLLSGKPVQVWVDYDGTMLSVSIAPLKVKKPSRPLLSHPINLSEIFPNRTKLFVGFSAATGNAVSGHYILWWSFSTRRGSLQRLDIERLVEVPHSSAPHKKLPIILLVCLTFVVFSLLA
- the LOC106370381 gene encoding putative L-type lectin-domain containing receptor kinase I.10, whose product is MTCRLLQILMLSSFHLIYLSSQQEIKFIYDNFHKQENLYLDGSATVLPSGLLQLTNAGDHQMAHVFYKKPIKLSPSKPLSFSTHFVCALVPQPGHEGGHGMAFVVSPSTDFSHAESTRYLGIFNVSKNGYPSSDVLAVELDTIWNPDFEDIDKNHVGIDVHSPLSVGIASASYYSDIKRKNESINLLSGKPIQVWVEYEDTLLNVSMAPLEVEKPSRPLLSQLINLTEVFPNSSSLFVGFSAATGTATSYQYVLSWSFCTSKGSLQSLDLSRLPDVPPPRAEHKNLYQLAIVLLGFVATMGLGVLIGVYLFRKCKYAEVTEPWEKEFGAHRFSYKSLYKATKGFSKDGFLGKGGFGEVYKGTLMLSREIAVKRMSYNGDEGVKQFVSEVVSMRCLKHRNLVPLLGYCRRKHELLLVSEYMPNGSLDEHLFDDQRPVLSWPQRLVILKGIASALSYLHTGADQVVLHRDIKSSNIMLDGEFNGRLGDFGMARFHDHGGYAYPTGAVGTLGYIAPEVIDMVASTGTDVYAFGVFMLEVTCGRRPVEPQLQCEKRLLIKWVCECWKRDSLLDAVDPRLGDEFLQEEVEMVMKLGLLCSSTVPESRPTMEQVVLYLNNSLPLPDVSPYTVGVSSHSSVLIDAASLVASSSWSASSIASSLVDNSASKE
- the LOC106370382 gene encoding uncharacterized protein LOC106370382 yields the protein MENRGLPLRSIISHSLWITLVGILLFSLSTTRRHNFGYTKFFSICGTLLMTIPWIIQLLVTSAVILLHKSIGYNLMWVVRPQKSSKENHHPTNVVTISSSSPSSPLPSGQALKNGDAGEIVIRIVIPRSPNSTHLEIEGRNNSKLLANGSPVS